In Phocoena phocoena chromosome 11, mPhoPho1.1, whole genome shotgun sequence, one DNA window encodes the following:
- the RIBC2 gene encoding RIB43A-like with coiled-coils protein 2, with product MEVEQLKDLEEDFGLAKRRYAELRRQKRIFNARNRIIGGDTEAWDVQVCDQKIKEATEKARQETFAAEMRQNDKIACISEDRERRDRKNLCKAINDFQQSFQKPESRREFDLSDPLALKKDLPARQSDNDAVSGMQKFMGEDLNFYQRKKFQEEQNRDWSLQQQREWKMARANQKCAEDLYLKTRLQFDETAKHLQNLESTTRKAACTAVKEFNKNQALESAEKKIQEKKQDQEDNLAEISNLLHGDLLSENPQQAASSFGPHRVVPDRWKGMSREQLEHIRLVQKQQVQEKLRLQEEERQRDMDWDRQRVQRARAALLLERQQQCQQRDLRRALDRNHLSLAKEQLSQKKYMKEICTNHLTEDYFAQFNTRSR from the exons ATGGAGGTAGAGCAGCTCAAGGACCTGGAGGAGGACTTCGGCCTGGCCAAAAGGAGATATGCGGAGCTGCGCAGGCAGAAACGGATCTTCAATGCCAGGAACAGGATCATCGGG gGAGACACAGAAGCCTGGGATGTTCAGGTTTGTGACCAGAAGATaaaagaagcaactgaaaaagcTAGACAGGAAACCTTTG CTGCTGAAATGAGGCAAAATGACAAGATCGCATGCATATCAGAAGACCGGGAAAGGAGAGATAGGAAAAATCTCTGTAAAGCTATCAATGATTTCCAACAGAGCTTTCAGAAGCCAGAAAGTCGCCGTGAATTTGACCTCTCCGACCCCCTAGCCCTTAAGAAAGATCTTCCAGCCCGGCAGTCAGATAATGATGCAGTATCAGGAATGCAGAAATTCATGGGAGAGGATTTAAACTTCTATCAGAGGAAGAAATTCCAAGAGGAACAAAACAGGGACTGGTCCTTGCAACAGCAAAGGGAATGGAAGATGGCCCGCGCCAACCAAAAATGCGCAG AGGATCTCTACCTGAAGACAAGGCTGCAGTTTGACGAAACAGCCAAGCATTTACAGAATCTGGAAAGCACCACCAGAAAGGCGGCTTGTACAGCTGTGAAAGAATTCAACAAGAACCAG GCCTTGGAGTCAGcggaaaagaaaattcaagagaaaaaacaagaccAAGAGGACAACCTGGCCGAGATCTCCAACCTGCTGCATGGGGACCTGCTCTCGGAGAACCCCCAGCAGGCAGCCAGCTCCTTCGGGCCCCATCGCGTGGTCCCCGACCGCTGGAAGGGCATGAGCCGGGAGCAGCTGGAGCACATCCGCCTGGTTCAGAAACAGCAAGTCCAGGAGAAGCTG aggctccaggaagAAGAGCGCCAGCGAGACATGGATTGGGACCGGCAGAGGGTCCAGCGGGCTCGCGCCGCCTTGCTTCTTGAGCGACAGCAGCAGTGCCAACAGCGTGACCTGCGCAGAGCCCTGGACCGCAACCACCTCAGCCTGGCCAAGGAGCAGCTTTCGCA gaaaaaatatatgaaggaaatctgTACAAATCATCTCACAGAAGATTATTTCGCACAATTTAATACAAGAAGTCGATAA